In the genome of Bacteroides mediterraneensis, the window CCGATTCCCTGTATAGTATTTTACCTCCCAACTGTATGTATGCCATACGTCCGGCATCCCTGTGCTCCTGTAACGTGCGACGGCTGGTTTTCAACAGTTGAGCCACCTCTCGGTCGGTCAGGTAGCGTTCACCGTCCAATATGGGACGGTAGTTTTCAGTGAGCTGTTCGACATTAGCCAGTGTCCGCTCCAGCTTTCCAAGCAACCGAACTATCTGCTCGTTTTCC includes:
- a CDS encoding helix-turn-helix domain-containing protein; the protein is MNELITQENEQIVRLLGKLERTLANVEQLTENYRPILDGERYLTDREVAQLLKTSRRTLQEHRDAGRMAYIQLGGKILYRESDIERMLRGNYREAFLHKD